One Chionomys nivalis chromosome 4, mChiNiv1.1, whole genome shotgun sequence genomic region harbors:
- the LOC130873242 gene encoding zinc finger protein 426-like isoform X1, whose translation MAATDSSHDLSGDSVCLQEEKVSAQRMLLDCLTNYQELVSFEDVAVDFTQEEWTSLKPSQRSLYRDVMLENYRNLATVGHQLIKPSLVSWLEQEEFRTCQNIVFPEWEMQPETKCPAFQQGVLRGDMSSGLQMETGSQSRGELHNWTESGAFCSDLSPLQAHPKTQATQDDYDCGQYRRDFLMFPKKNCAGEEPSELSESEEACATPVKVDRKTAAQEKSLECIDRGKSFISQTHLQTHRRTHNGDRLHDWNEYGRSFINSRLAVLIETLNAKKPYRCKECGKGYRYPAYLNIHMRTHTGEKPYECKECGKAFNYSNSFQIHGRTHTGEKPYVCSQCGKAFTQYSGLSIHVRSHNGDKPYECKECGKAFLTSSRLIQHIRTHTGEKPFVCVKCGKAFAISSNLNGHLKMHAEEKTCECKICGKAFGHPSCLNSHMRTHSARRSYTCKECGKAFNYSTHLKIHMRIHTGEKPYECKQCGKAFSHSTSFQIHERTHTGEKPYECMECGKAFICPSSFRIHEISHTHTEEKPYKCQQCGRAYSHPRSLRRHERTHQ comes from the exons ATGGCAGCGACTGACTCGTCCCACG ATCTTTCAGGGGACTCAGTCTGCCTTCAAGAAGAGAAGGTATCAGCACAAAGGATGTTGCTTGACTGCCTGACGAATTATCAG GAGTTGGTGAGCTTTGAGGATGTGGCTGTGGACTTTACCCAAGAGGAATGGACCTCACTGAAGCCATCCCAGAGAAGCCTCTACAGAGACGTGATGCTGGAGAACTACCGGAACCTGGCCACAGTAG GGCATCAGCTCATCAAACCCAGTCTGGTCTCTTGGTTGGAACAAGAAGAATTTAGAACATGTCAGAACATAGTTTTCCCAG AATGGGAAATGCAGCCTGAAACCAAATGTCCGGCGTTCCAACAGGGAGTTTTGAGGGGTGACATGTCCAGTGGGTTGCAAATg GAAACAGGAAGCCAGAGCAGAGGGGAGCTCCATAACTGGACAGAGTCTGGAGCCTTCTGCAGTGACCTCTCACCCCTTCAGGCACATCCGAAAACTCAAGCGACACAGGATGACTATGATTGCGGTCAGTACAGAAGAGACTTTCTGATGTTTCCCAAGAAAAACTGCGCTGGTGAGGAACCTTCTGAACTCAGTGAGAGTGAGGAAGCCTGTGCGACCCCAGTTAAAGTTGATCGAAAAACTGCCGCACAAGAGAAGTCTTTAGAATGCATTGACCGTGGGAAGTCTTTTATTAGTCAGACGCACCTTCAGACACATAGAAGAACTCACAATGGAGACAGACTTCACGATTGGAATGAATACGGGAGAAGTTTTATAAACTCGAGACTTGCTGTGCTCATAGAAACTCTCAATGCAAAGAAGCCTTACAGGTGTAAGGAATGTGGGAAAGGCTATCGATACCCTGCATATCTAAACATTCACATGCGGACGCACACTGGCGAGAAGCCCTACGAGTGTAaggagtgtgggaaagccttcaatTATTCCAACTCATTTCAGATACACGGAAGAACtcacactggagaaaaaccctatgtgTGTAgtcagtgtgggaaagccttcactCAGTACTCAGGACTTAGCATACACGTAAGATCTCACAATGGTGATAAGCCTTATGAGTGTAAGGAATGCGGGAAAGCCTTCCTTACATCCTCACGACTTATTCAACATATAAgaacacacacaggagaaaagcCTTTTGTGTGTGTCaaatgtgggaaagcctttgcTATTTCTTCAAATCTTAATGGACATTTGAAAATGCATGCTGAAGAGAAGACGTGTGAGTGCAAGATTTGCGGGAAAGCATTTGGGCATCCTTCATGTCTCAACAGTCACATGAGAACTCATAGCGCCAGAAGGTCGTACACATGCAAGGAATGTGGGAAGGCCTTCAACTATTCCACTCACCTTAAAATTCACATGCGCATCCACACTGGGGAAAAACCCTATGAGTGCAAACAGTGTGGAAAAGCCTTCAGCCATTCCACTTCATTCCAGATACACGAAAGAacccacactggagagaagccctatgaatgtatggagtgtgggaaagccttcatcTGCCCCAGTTCCTTCAGAATTCATGAAATAAGTCACACTCACACTGAAGAAAAACCATATAAGTGTCAGCAGTGTGGAAGAGCCTACAGTCATCCCCGTTCCCTTCGGAGGCATGAAAGAACTCACCAGTGA
- the LOC130873242 gene encoding zinc finger protein 426-like isoform X2: MAATDSSHGDSVCLQEEKVSAQRMLLDCLTNYQELVSFEDVAVDFTQEEWTSLKPSQRSLYRDVMLENYRNLATVGHQLIKPSLVSWLEQEEFRTCQNIVFPEWEMQPETKCPAFQQGVLRGDMSSGLQMETGSQSRGELHNWTESGAFCSDLSPLQAHPKTQATQDDYDCGQYRRDFLMFPKKNCAGEEPSELSESEEACATPVKVDRKTAAQEKSLECIDRGKSFISQTHLQTHRRTHNGDRLHDWNEYGRSFINSRLAVLIETLNAKKPYRCKECGKGYRYPAYLNIHMRTHTGEKPYECKECGKAFNYSNSFQIHGRTHTGEKPYVCSQCGKAFTQYSGLSIHVRSHNGDKPYECKECGKAFLTSSRLIQHIRTHTGEKPFVCVKCGKAFAISSNLNGHLKMHAEEKTCECKICGKAFGHPSCLNSHMRTHSARRSYTCKECGKAFNYSTHLKIHMRIHTGEKPYECKQCGKAFSHSTSFQIHERTHTGEKPYECMECGKAFICPSSFRIHEISHTHTEEKPYKCQQCGRAYSHPRSLRRHERTHQ; this comes from the exons ATGGCAGCGACTGACTCGTCCCACG GGGACTCAGTCTGCCTTCAAGAAGAGAAGGTATCAGCACAAAGGATGTTGCTTGACTGCCTGACGAATTATCAG GAGTTGGTGAGCTTTGAGGATGTGGCTGTGGACTTTACCCAAGAGGAATGGACCTCACTGAAGCCATCCCAGAGAAGCCTCTACAGAGACGTGATGCTGGAGAACTACCGGAACCTGGCCACAGTAG GGCATCAGCTCATCAAACCCAGTCTGGTCTCTTGGTTGGAACAAGAAGAATTTAGAACATGTCAGAACATAGTTTTCCCAG AATGGGAAATGCAGCCTGAAACCAAATGTCCGGCGTTCCAACAGGGAGTTTTGAGGGGTGACATGTCCAGTGGGTTGCAAATg GAAACAGGAAGCCAGAGCAGAGGGGAGCTCCATAACTGGACAGAGTCTGGAGCCTTCTGCAGTGACCTCTCACCCCTTCAGGCACATCCGAAAACTCAAGCGACACAGGATGACTATGATTGCGGTCAGTACAGAAGAGACTTTCTGATGTTTCCCAAGAAAAACTGCGCTGGTGAGGAACCTTCTGAACTCAGTGAGAGTGAGGAAGCCTGTGCGACCCCAGTTAAAGTTGATCGAAAAACTGCCGCACAAGAGAAGTCTTTAGAATGCATTGACCGTGGGAAGTCTTTTATTAGTCAGACGCACCTTCAGACACATAGAAGAACTCACAATGGAGACAGACTTCACGATTGGAATGAATACGGGAGAAGTTTTATAAACTCGAGACTTGCTGTGCTCATAGAAACTCTCAATGCAAAGAAGCCTTACAGGTGTAAGGAATGTGGGAAAGGCTATCGATACCCTGCATATCTAAACATTCACATGCGGACGCACACTGGCGAGAAGCCCTACGAGTGTAaggagtgtgggaaagccttcaatTATTCCAACTCATTTCAGATACACGGAAGAACtcacactggagaaaaaccctatgtgTGTAgtcagtgtgggaaagccttcactCAGTACTCAGGACTTAGCATACACGTAAGATCTCACAATGGTGATAAGCCTTATGAGTGTAAGGAATGCGGGAAAGCCTTCCTTACATCCTCACGACTTATTCAACATATAAgaacacacacaggagaaaagcCTTTTGTGTGTGTCaaatgtgggaaagcctttgcTATTTCTTCAAATCTTAATGGACATTTGAAAATGCATGCTGAAGAGAAGACGTGTGAGTGCAAGATTTGCGGGAAAGCATTTGGGCATCCTTCATGTCTCAACAGTCACATGAGAACTCATAGCGCCAGAAGGTCGTACACATGCAAGGAATGTGGGAAGGCCTTCAACTATTCCACTCACCTTAAAATTCACATGCGCATCCACACTGGGGAAAAACCCTATGAGTGCAAACAGTGTGGAAAAGCCTTCAGCCATTCCACTTCATTCCAGATACACGAAAGAacccacactggagagaagccctatgaatgtatggagtgtgggaaagccttcatcTGCCCCAGTTCCTTCAGAATTCATGAAATAAGTCACACTCACACTGAAGAAAAACCATATAAGTGTCAGCAGTGTGGAAGAGCCTACAGTCATCCCCGTTCCCTTCGGAGGCATGAAAGAACTCACCAGTGA